The following proteins come from a genomic window of Pyxidicoccus sp. MSG2:
- a CDS encoding Ig-like domain-containing protein — protein sequence MTPTQGDAAPESTREGWIQVGRSFDFERPLSPSRAVPTAAKAASFEADGALARVQAHFPEFFEAEAGLTTAAPVNADAALHVTPPATDADALELTTRGYVFQVRGGGKGTAKRASAEGAWYGPGHLWAPVGGRAGSREGRWVAHRVEEYFVLPEGERRHLTRYEVTVPDGIVSVRDAGDSLEFLDTEERPVLRMHPVVARDGQGHTRQGPALLRGVVAVAGGGGQLARYALTGRTLSVRMELDLDGLTGPVVVDPGWSSTGSMSVTRSQGTVTLLPNGRVLAAGGYAASGALASAEVYDPASGTWASAGAMHIARSNHTATLLPSGKVLLAGNSAGSGAYDAEDLYDSATGAWSVTAAMGSRRGLHTATLLPSGKVLAVGGNASGAEPTAELYDPTTGTWSPTGSSPTWHSHHVAVLLADGRVLVAGGYNLFVNVTTAAELYDPATGTWATTGSTRSPRWAASATLLPNGRVLLAGGSGPRGTDGISLAYSSAELYDPATGTWTATGSMTSPRGQSATLLLSNGRVLMASGYGTNNLPTDTSELYDFNTGTWTASSRLLRTRQTTLGTLLSDGRALVFGNSPSGSEAVEVYEPSTAVRDSAGALGTARTGATATLLPGGEVLSMGGRTATGTHAFAEHFIPSNGNVVSTSPVSTLRSGHTATLLLEGRVLMAGGALSNGTVLATAERFGSAVTFAPTGTMNVARTRHAATRLPDGRVLVSGGVDGTGGSLFSSELYDPASGTWRATGNLRTARDGHLSVLLPDGKVLVVGGNSGTSVLASAELYDPATEQWTFTGSLVTARVGHAGTLLPDGRVLVLAGRNGAGTFLASAERYDPATGTWSAAGSLPVARDQTTATLLLSGNVLVSGGRQDAGGTARTSLDVYAPATNTWTTSSAVLATARYGHTATLLPSGKVLILGGTGSGGTPTSAAEYFNPDGALDAWRPSVSLPGFIDRGAAFTLSGVRFRGISEGSTGRWSSAPVNFPVAWLMPVGGGAITRLANTWFSGTSLSTVAPTLPEGHYLLSVSVGGVTGGRVVRLGKGTVLAQGASVTTAEDSPVPMLLSATSTEGRPVVYSIATPPVRGTLSGTAPQLTYTPAANFFGTDSFVYEASDGLTSALATVSLTVTPVGDAPMAGAVFVSTTAGTPVAVTLSATDPDGDAITYSVKFAPAHGTLSGTAPRLTYTPQAGYVGQDAFTYTASDGVLQSGAATVTLTINSGPINATAVYDSTLKVPRCPAAATSCDSLTLLDGRALLGPEPNQPNTLGGSCADGTSGRYHYDESLDRLKVSSLDGQPFTVGKAVKIEATVWVYSAGGGDQLDLYSSASVTSPSWVFIGTLTPVATGAQVLSTTYTLPSQTGSQAIRGRFRYSGSASSACVAGNFSDHDDLVFTVSAAPDVTPPTASLTAPLPGAVLRDFASITATATDNVGVTKVELYDGAELLGTDDSAPYAFSWNTRTTTNGPHTLSIRAYDAAGSISTAEVTVTLDNDLTAPQVSLQAPAAGSLVRGLVSLAASASDNVGVTRVDFYDGSTLLGSDTTAPYAWDWDTRAAPGGVHTLRAEAYDAAFNHGVSTEVSVTVDNAPPTATLSAPADGATVRNTVTLTATAVDDVKVARVEFFADGILLGSDSTEPFSWTWNSGAVANGTHVLGARAHDSAGNEGTLVAVSVVTDNDETPPQVTIAAPLAGATARGNVAITASASDNVGVTKLEFYCGTRKVGTATHVTSSTQWWPTGVETNGTHTLRVLAYDARNNVGEASVVVTVDNEAVPPTLAFASPAEGATVSGTVRLSVRASDNTAVASVFYEVDGQGIGSASVPPFLLGWSSMLVPDGHHTVTARAFDTSGNSSEPVTLTLVVDNDPNVPQEPEGDVLTW from the coding sequence ATGACTCCCACGCAAGGCGATGCAGCTCCCGAGTCCACTCGGGAGGGCTGGATCCAGGTGGGGCGCTCGTTCGACTTCGAGCGTCCACTGTCGCCGAGCCGCGCGGTCCCCACGGCGGCGAAGGCCGCATCGTTCGAAGCGGACGGCGCCCTGGCGCGCGTCCAGGCGCACTTCCCCGAGTTCTTCGAGGCCGAAGCCGGGCTCACGACGGCGGCGCCCGTCAACGCGGACGCGGCGCTGCACGTGACGCCCCCCGCCACGGACGCGGACGCGCTGGAGCTCACCACCCGGGGCTACGTCTTCCAGGTGCGGGGGGGCGGCAAGGGGACCGCGAAGCGCGCCAGCGCGGAGGGCGCCTGGTACGGGCCGGGCCATCTGTGGGCGCCCGTGGGCGGCCGCGCCGGGTCGCGCGAGGGGCGCTGGGTGGCCCACCGCGTGGAGGAGTACTTCGTCCTCCCCGAGGGCGAGCGGCGGCACCTCACGCGCTACGAGGTCACCGTGCCGGACGGCATCGTGTCGGTCCGCGACGCGGGGGACTCCCTCGAGTTCCTCGACACCGAGGAGCGCCCGGTGCTGCGGATGCACCCTGTCGTGGCGCGCGACGGCCAGGGGCACACTCGCCAGGGGCCCGCGCTGCTGCGCGGCGTGGTGGCCGTGGCGGGCGGCGGCGGGCAGCTCGCGCGGTATGCGCTCACGGGCCGCACCCTCTCCGTACGGATGGAGCTGGACCTGGACGGCCTGACGGGGCCGGTGGTGGTCGACCCGGGCTGGTCGTCCACCGGCTCCATGTCGGTCACCCGGTCCCAAGGCACGGTGACGCTGCTTCCCAACGGCCGCGTCCTCGCCGCGGGTGGCTACGCCGCGAGCGGCGCCCTGGCCTCCGCGGAGGTCTATGACCCGGCCTCGGGGACCTGGGCCTCGGCGGGGGCGATGCACATCGCGCGCTCCAACCACACGGCGACGCTGCTGCCCTCGGGGAAGGTGCTCCTGGCCGGGAACAGCGCCGGCTCCGGCGCGTACGACGCGGAGGACCTCTACGACTCCGCCACGGGGGCCTGGTCCGTCACCGCCGCCATGGGAAGCCGCCGGGGACTCCACACCGCGACGCTGCTGCCCTCGGGCAAGGTGCTGGCCGTTGGAGGCAATGCCTCTGGGGCCGAGCCCACCGCGGAGCTGTACGACCCCACCACGGGCACCTGGAGTCCTACGGGCAGCTCGCCGACGTGGCATAGCCATCATGTGGCGGTGCTGCTGGCGGATGGCAGGGTCCTGGTGGCGGGCGGCTATAACCTCTTTGTCAACGTGACCACCGCGGCCGAGCTGTACGACCCGGCCACGGGCACCTGGGCCACCACGGGGAGCACCCGCTCGCCCCGCTGGGCTGCCTCGGCAACGCTGCTGCCCAACGGCAGGGTCTTGCTGGCGGGTGGCTCCGGCCCTCGGGGGACTGATGGCATCAGCCTCGCGTACTCCAGCGCGGAGCTGTACGACCCGGCCACGGGGACCTGGACCGCGACGGGGTCGATGACGTCGCCCCGAGGCCAGTCGGCCACCCTGCTGCTCTCCAATGGCAGGGTGTTGATGGCCTCCGGCTATGGCACCAACAACCTTCCGACCGACACCTCGGAGCTGTACGACTTCAACACCGGCACGTGGACCGCCTCCAGCCGGCTGCTCAGGACCCGGCAGACCACCCTGGGGACGCTGTTGTCGGACGGCCGGGCGCTGGTCTTCGGCAACTCTCCCAGCGGGAGTGAGGCGGTGGAGGTGTACGAGCCTTCCACCGCCGTCCGGGACTCCGCGGGAGCGCTGGGCACCGCCCGCACCGGCGCCACGGCGACGCTGCTGCCCGGCGGCGAAGTGCTGAGCATGGGCGGGCGCACCGCCACGGGGACGCACGCCTTCGCGGAGCACTTCATCCCATCCAACGGCAACGTGGTCAGCACGAGCCCGGTGTCCACGCTGCGGAGCGGACACACGGCGACGCTGCTGCTGGAGGGCCGGGTGCTGATGGCCGGAGGCGCTCTCTCCAATGGGACGGTGCTGGCCACGGCGGAGCGCTTCGGGTCCGCCGTCACCTTTGCCCCCACGGGGACGATGAACGTGGCGCGCACGCGGCACGCGGCGACGCGCCTGCCCGACGGGCGGGTGCTGGTGTCGGGCGGCGTGGACGGCACGGGCGGCTCGCTCTTCTCGTCGGAGCTGTATGACCCGGCGAGCGGGACCTGGCGTGCCACGGGCAACCTGCGCACGGCCCGGGACGGCCACCTGTCGGTGCTGCTGCCCGACGGCAAGGTGCTCGTCGTCGGGGGCAACAGCGGCACGTCCGTCCTCGCCTCGGCGGAGCTGTACGACCCGGCCACGGAGCAGTGGACCTTCACGGGGAGCCTCGTGACGGCACGCGTGGGCCATGCGGGGACGCTGCTGCCTGACGGCCGGGTGCTGGTGCTCGCCGGGCGCAACGGGGCCGGGACATTCCTCGCCTCGGCGGAGCGGTACGACCCGGCGACGGGCACCTGGAGCGCGGCGGGAAGCCTGCCCGTCGCGAGGGACCAGACCACCGCGACGCTGCTGCTGTCGGGCAACGTGCTGGTGAGCGGAGGCCGCCAGGATGCGGGTGGCACCGCGCGCACGTCACTGGACGTGTACGCCCCCGCGACGAACACCTGGACGACGAGCTCCGCGGTGCTGGCGACGGCCCGGTACGGCCACACGGCCACGCTGCTGCCCTCGGGCAAGGTGCTCATCCTCGGGGGGACGGGCAGCGGCGGCACGCCCACGTCCGCGGCCGAGTACTTCAACCCGGATGGCGCCCTCGACGCCTGGCGCCCCTCGGTGAGCCTGCCTGGCTTCATCGACAGGGGGGCGGCCTTCACCCTCAGCGGCGTCCGCTTCCGAGGCATCTCCGAGGGGAGCACCGGCCGCTGGTCCTCCGCGCCGGTCAACTTCCCGGTGGCGTGGCTGATGCCCGTGGGAGGAGGGGCCATCACCCGGCTCGCGAACACCTGGTTCTCGGGCACCTCGCTGAGCACCGTCGCGCCCACGCTGCCCGAGGGGCACTACCTCCTGTCCGTCTCCGTGGGCGGAGTCACGGGTGGTCGCGTGGTGCGGCTCGGCAAGGGCACGGTGCTGGCCCAGGGCGCATCGGTGACGACGGCCGAGGACTCGCCGGTGCCGATGCTGCTGTCGGCCACCAGCACCGAGGGGCGGCCCGTCGTCTACTCCATCGCGACACCCCCCGTGCGCGGCACGCTCTCCGGCACCGCGCCCCAGCTGACGTACACCCCGGCGGCCAACTTCTTCGGCACCGACTCGTTCGTCTACGAGGCCTCGGACGGGCTGACCTCCGCCCTGGCCACCGTCTCCCTCACCGTGACGCCGGTGGGTGACGCACCCATGGCCGGTGCCGTGTTCGTGTCGACGACGGCGGGGACGCCGGTGGCGGTGACGCTGTCGGCCACGGACCCGGACGGGGATGCAATCACCTACAGCGTGAAGTTCGCTCCGGCCCACGGCACGCTCTCCGGCACCGCGCCCAGGCTGACCTATACCCCGCAGGCGGGCTACGTCGGGCAGGACGCGTTCACGTACACGGCGAGCGACGGCGTGCTCCAGTCTGGCGCGGCCACGGTGACGCTGACCATCAACAGCGGCCCCATCAACGCCACCGCCGTCTACGACAGCACGCTCAAGGTACCCCGGTGCCCGGCCGCGGCGACCTCGTGTGATTCGCTCACGCTCCTCGACGGCCGCGCGCTGCTCGGCCCCGAGCCCAACCAGCCCAACACCCTGGGCGGCTCCTGCGCGGACGGTACCTCCGGTCGTTATCACTATGACGAGTCGTTGGACCGGTTGAAGGTGTCTTCGCTGGATGGCCAGCCCTTCACTGTAGGGAAGGCCGTGAAGATTGAAGCCACGGTATGGGTCTACAGCGCTGGCGGGGGGGACCAGCTCGACCTGTACTCCAGCGCCAGCGTCACCAGTCCCTCCTGGGTCTTCATCGGCACCCTGACGCCCGTCGCGACGGGGGCCCAGGTGCTCTCGACGACCTACACGCTGCCCTCGCAGACGGGCTCCCAGGCCATCCGGGGCCGCTTCCGCTACAGCGGCAGCGCCTCCTCGGCGTGCGTGGCTGGCAACTTCAGCGACCACGACGACCTGGTCTTCACCGTCAGCGCCGCTCCGGACGTCACGCCGCCCACCGCGTCCCTGACGGCGCCCCTGCCGGGCGCGGTGCTCCGCGACTTCGCCTCCATCACCGCCACGGCCACCGACAACGTCGGAGTGACGAAGGTGGAGCTCTACGATGGTGCGGAGTTGCTGGGCACCGACGACTCCGCGCCGTATGCCTTCAGCTGGAACACGCGCACCACGACGAACGGGCCGCACACGCTGTCCATCCGCGCCTACGACGCGGCGGGGAGCATCAGCACCGCGGAAGTCACCGTCACCCTCGACAACGACCTGACCGCGCCGCAGGTGTCGCTCCAGGCGCCCGCGGCGGGCAGCCTCGTGCGGGGCCTCGTCTCGCTCGCGGCCAGCGCCTCCGACAACGTGGGCGTGACGCGCGTGGACTTCTACGACGGGAGCACGCTGCTGGGCAGTGACACCACCGCGCCGTATGCGTGGGACTGGGACACGCGGGCGGCTCCTGGCGGCGTGCACACGCTGCGGGCCGAGGCGTACGACGCCGCCTTCAACCACGGCGTTTCGACCGAGGTCTCCGTGACGGTGGACAACGCGCCTCCCACCGCCACCCTCAGTGCTCCGGCGGACGGCGCCACGGTGAGGAACACCGTCACGCTCACCGCCACCGCCGTGGACGACGTGAAGGTGGCTCGCGTGGAGTTCTTCGCGGACGGCATCCTGCTGGGCAGCGACTCCACGGAGCCGTTCTCGTGGACGTGGAACTCGGGCGCGGTGGCCAACGGCACGCATGTCCTCGGCGCCAGGGCCCATGACTCGGCGGGCAACGAGGGCACGCTGGTGGCCGTCTCCGTCGTCACCGACAACGACGAGACGCCGCCCCAGGTGACGATTGCCGCGCCGCTCGCGGGCGCAACCGCGCGCGGCAACGTCGCCATCACCGCCTCCGCCTCGGACAACGTCGGCGTGACGAAGCTCGAGTTCTACTGCGGTACGCGGAAGGTGGGGACGGCCACCCACGTCACTTCGTCCACCCAGTGGTGGCCCACGGGCGTGGAGACGAATGGAACCCATACGCTGCGGGTGCTCGCCTATGACGCCCGCAACAACGTGGGCGAGGCGTCCGTCGTGGTGACCGTGGACAACGAGGCCGTGCCCCCGACCCTCGCTTTCGCGTCGCCGGCGGAGGGCGCCACGGTGAGCGGGACGGTCCGCCTCAGCGTCCGCGCCTCGGACAACACCGCGGTCGCCTCCGTGTTCTACGAGGTCGACGGCCAGGGCATCGGGAGCGCCAGCGTGCCGCCCTTCCTCCTGGGCTGGTCGTCGATGCTCGTGCCCGACGGGCACCACACCGTGACGGCCAGGGCCTTCGACACGTCGGGGAACTCGAGCGAGCCGGTGACGCTCACCCTCGTCGTCGACAATGACCCCAACGTGCCCCAGGAGCCCGAGGGCGACGTGCTGACCTGGTAG